The Tolypothrix sp. PCC 7712 region CTACGACCCTCAAACGGAAATTCTTTACACAGATAAGTTCTTTGGGGCGCATATTTGTGGCGATCAAGTCTTTGATGAAGGTTGGGAATCGATTAACGAAGACCGCCGCTATTATTTTGATTGCTTAATGGCTCCCCATGCGCGCCAAGTAGAAACAGCATTAGATAAACTGGCTGATTTTCCAGCGAGAATTTACGCCACCGGACATGGGCCTTTGGTGCGTTATGCGCTGATTGAACTTACCAAAGCTTACCGCGAATGGAGTCAGCAACAAACCACTGCTGACTTGACAGTAGCCTTAATTTATGCATCAGCATACGGGAATACAGCCACCTTAGCCCAAGCGATCGCACGGGGAATTACCAAAGCTGGTGTCGCTGTTGAATCAATTAATTGCGAATTCACCGATCCAGAAGATATCCGTGCTGCTGTCGAGAAATCTGCTGGCTTTGTCATTGGTTCGCCTACTCTTGGTGGTCATGCACCCACACCCGTACAAACAGCCTTGGGGATTGTACTCTCCACCGCTACCACCAATAAACTGGCTGGGGTATTTGGTTCTTTTGGCTGGAGTGGTGAAGCAGTCGATTTAATTGAAGATAAACTCAAAGACGCAGGTTATCGTTTTGGTTTTGACACCATCCGCGTGAAGTTTAAACCCGACGATCCTACCTTGCAATTGTGCGAAGAAGCCGGAACAGACTTCGCGCAAGCATTGAAGAAAGCAAGAAAAGTGCGATCGCAAAGTGTCCCTGCTACCAATGTAGAACAAGCTGTAGGCAGAATAATTGGTTCTTTGTGTATCGTTACAGCCAAGCAAGGAGATATATCCAGTGCCATGTTAGCCTCTTGGGTTGCTCAAGCCAGCTTTAGTCCCCCTGGGTTAACCATCGCCGTTGCTAAAGACCGCGCTGTCGAAACTTTGACCCACACAGGAAATAAATTTGTGCTGAATATCCTCAAAGAAGGAAATCATTTAGGTTTGATGAAACACTTTCTCAAACCCTTTGGCCCAGCACAAGACAGATTTGCAGGTGTCGCCACTGAAGAATCTGAAAATGGTTCTCCGATTCTGAATGATGCTTTGGCATATTTAGAGTGTTCCGTCAAAAATCGGCTAGAATCTGGCGATCATTGGCTCGTTTATGCAACCGTCGAGAATGGCAAAGTCCTCAATCAAGATGGTGTCACAGCAGTGCATCATCGTAAGTCGGGAACCCATTATTAAGTAAAAGGAACAGGAATTTTAAATTTTGAATTCCCCTTCAGGGGTCATACAGTTCAGTTAAGTCATACCATTTTGAAAAAAGAACACGACAGATTGGTAGTAGGGCACGGCATCCACAATCTTTTGGCATATCAAATATCTTACTGGTGCCCAGTGGTGTCAACTGAACGTGAAACCCGCTCTTGTGCAAGGTTTCGCCCTCACCCCCAGCCCCTCTCCCGCAGGGAGAAGGGGTTAGGGGATGAGGGCGCGAGGTATTTGTACAACGCCCACCCTATATCGCTTTTAGCTTAAGTTGACACCTATGACTGGTGCCGTGCCCGTACAAAGAATTTATCTGTCGCACACAGGATTTGAATTGGTATCAATTAAGAAAATTAATTGACAACAAAACCAAAAAACCAGTTACTCAACAAAAAACTGAACAATAATTTTGGAGGGGGTTTGGGGGACGCAACCGTCCCCCAATCGGGGGTTTGGGGGAGAATCCCCCAAATGAGCTAGCTTTTTCCACAAAAGCATAAATATTTTTTGTCTCACGCATAGACGCGAAGGAGAAGGCGAAAATCGGTGCAAGAAGTCTACTAATTATCTGATCTGTATTGCCTCAAGGAGTTAACCCTTAATTATCATTCCATCAAAAAAGCTCAAGCATGATCGCTTGAGCTTTTACAATATTGTTATGAAGTTGATATAGCCAATGGGGTAAAAACACCCCATCGCTTTTGACATCAATAAAACAGCTTAGTAACGGTTGCGTCCACCGCCACCGCCACCGCCGTAACCACCGCGGCCACCGCCACCAAAGGAACCACCTTTATTTTCTTTTGGTCTAGCCTTGTTGACTTTTAAGTCACGGCCCATCCATTCAGCACCATCAAGTGCTTCAATAGCGGCTGTTTCTTCATCATCTGAACTCATCTCGACAAAAGCAAAGCCGCGTACACGGCCTGTTTCGCGATCTGTGGGAATTTGAACTCGCTTTACAGAACCGTACTCTGCAAAAACTGCAGTTAAAGCGTCTTCTGTAACTTGGTAAGAAAGATTACCTACGTAAATTGACATAAAATGTCTCCAAAATCATAAACGTGTAGAGATTTAGATTTCGGAGAGAGTCTGAAAATACCAAAAGGAAAAAGCCTGTCAATACTAACAAAAACCACTATCACCGAATTAATTCTCATCTTTAATTAATGATATAGCAACTACCTCTTGAAGAGGAACGGTTAAAAAAAACTTTTAAGTAAAGGGTTAAAAATTAAAGTTAAATTATGAAAGTCCTGAATGTTGCTCAAGATTTAAGGGCCTAGGGTCAAAAGTCTCGTTTTGATTTTTAACTTGGAATTTTTTGTTCCCCTTGCCCTCCTGAGACCCCCTATGGAATCATACTGACACTCTCTA contains the following coding sequences:
- a CDS encoding RNA recognition motif domain-containing protein; its protein translation is MSIYVGNLSYQVTEDALTAVFAEYGSVKRVQIPTDRETGRVRGFAFVEMSSDDEETAAIEALDGAEWMGRDLKVNKARPKENKGGSFGGGGRGGYGGGGGGGRNRY
- a CDS encoding diflavin flavoprotein — encoded protein: MPTNKPRDVQVYPIATDTTVLRSRSWSRLRFEIEYALAKGTTANSYVIQGDKLALIDPPGETFTEIYLKALQERFDVETIEYVILGHVNPNRAATLKALLEVAPQITFVCSNPGAINLRGALENQDLKILVMRGEETLNLGKGHDLQFIPTPNPRYADLLCTYDPQTEILYTDKFFGAHICGDQVFDEGWESINEDRRYYFDCLMAPHARQVETALDKLADFPARIYATGHGPLVRYALIELTKAYREWSQQQTTADLTVALIYASAYGNTATLAQAIARGITKAGVAVESINCEFTDPEDIRAAVEKSAGFVIGSPTLGGHAPTPVQTALGIVLSTATTNKLAGVFGSFGWSGEAVDLIEDKLKDAGYRFGFDTIRVKFKPDDPTLQLCEEAGTDFAQALKKARKVRSQSVPATNVEQAVGRIIGSLCIVTAKQGDISSAMLASWVAQASFSPPGLTIAVAKDRAVETLTHTGNKFVLNILKEGNHLGLMKHFLKPFGPAQDRFAGVATEESENGSPILNDALAYLECSVKNRLESGDHWLVYATVENGKVLNQDGVTAVHHRKSGTHY